From Pelosinus fermentans DSM 17108, the proteins below share one genomic window:
- the dinB gene encoding DNA polymerase IV has product MQRWIIHIDMDAFFAAVEQRDNEALRGKPLIVGGTGNRGVVATASYEARRFGVHSAMSMVEARRRCPEGNFVPCDHAKYSRVSIELQRIFSEFSPVVEPLSLDEAFLDVTGMEQLYASPEEIAVCIKERIESELHLTASAGVAPNKFLAKLASEMKKPNGLFVVYPGEEEAMLRNLPITSMWGVGKSMAQVLKNLGIYTIGQLAQTNVALLVKHCGQMAYKIHALAHGQDDRPVVADLEPKSIGNELTFPVDIITVSQIETELLALAEKVGWRLRQYDYSGKTITIKVRFASFKTITRSKTLLDYTQFDDVIYNVAMEICHQIPMGEGIRLLGLTVSNLQSGGGQLSLFDQQEDKRAAMYETIDKLRNRFGAGIVTKGRLINGKEPK; this is encoded by the coding sequence ATGCAACGATGGATTATACATATTGACATGGATGCTTTTTTTGCCGCTGTGGAACAGCGTGATAACGAGGCGCTGCGAGGAAAACCTCTTATTGTTGGGGGAACTGGCAATCGAGGTGTGGTTGCAACAGCTTCTTATGAAGCACGCCGTTTTGGGGTACACTCCGCCATGTCCATGGTGGAGGCGAGACGCCGTTGTCCGGAAGGGAACTTTGTGCCCTGCGACCATGCAAAATACAGCCGGGTTTCTATAGAATTACAGCGCATTTTTTCCGAGTTTTCACCAGTTGTAGAACCGCTGTCTTTGGATGAAGCATTCCTGGATGTTACAGGAATGGAGCAGCTCTATGCCAGTCCCGAAGAGATTGCTGTTTGCATAAAGGAGCGTATTGAAAGTGAGTTGCACCTTACTGCTTCTGCGGGGGTTGCTCCGAATAAGTTTTTAGCAAAGTTGGCTTCTGAGATGAAAAAACCGAATGGCCTGTTTGTAGTTTATCCAGGGGAGGAAGAGGCGATGCTGCGGAATCTGCCGATTACGTCCATGTGGGGAGTCGGTAAATCCATGGCTCAGGTTTTAAAAAACTTAGGAATCTATACCATCGGTCAGTTGGCTCAGACCAATGTGGCGTTATTAGTAAAGCATTGCGGACAGATGGCATATAAGATCCATGCGTTAGCACATGGTCAGGATGATCGACCAGTAGTCGCGGATCTTGAGCCTAAGTCCATCGGTAATGAACTTACTTTTCCTGTTGACATCATCACGGTATCTCAAATCGAAACTGAACTATTGGCCTTGGCGGAAAAAGTCGGCTGGCGGCTTAGGCAGTACGACTATAGTGGTAAAACCATTACCATTAAAGTACGTTTTGCTTCTTTTAAAACTATTACTCGCAGTAAGACCTTGTTAGACTATACCCAGTTTGATGATGTTATTTATAATGTTGCTATGGAAATATGTCATCAGATACCCATGGGAGAGGGAATACGACTGCTGGGACTCACCGTGTCCAATCTCCAGTCTGGCGGCGGTCAGCTATCTTTATTTGATCAGCAGGAAGATAAGCGTGCTGCCATGTATGAAACCATTGATAAACTGAGGAATCGATTTGGCGCAGGCATTGTGACCAAAGGACGATTGATCAATGGAAAAGAACCGAAATAA